The proteins below are encoded in one region of Clostridium estertheticum:
- a CDS encoding S-ribosylhomocysteine lyase, which produces MEVISSFQVNHIKLLRGFYESRIDGDIITYDLRMKEPNREQVMSTGACHTIEHIGATYLRNQDIAKDVIYFGPMGCRTGFYMIMRNIDKTKGLEVVKDMMKFVIAFEGEIPGAQPDQCGNYSDMDLIGAKKDVQEYLDTLLNATSLNVTYPEIKS; this is translated from the coding sequence ATGGAAGTAATATCAAGTTTTCAAGTTAATCATATTAAATTATTAAGAGGTTTTTATGAGTCAAGGATAGATGGAGATATCATTACTTATGATCTTAGGATGAAAGAACCTAATAGAGAACAAGTTATGTCAACAGGTGCTTGTCATACTATTGAACATATAGGTGCCACATATTTAAGAAATCAAGATATAGCTAAAGATGTTATCTACTTTGGACCTATGGGTTGTAGAACAGGTTTCTATATGATCATGAGGAATATAGATAAGACAAAGGGTCTTGAGGTAGTAAAAGATATGATGAAATTTGTAATAGCATTTGAGGGAGAGATACCAGGAGCACAACCAGACCAGTGTGGTAATTATTCAGATATGGATCTAATAGGAGCAAAGAAAGATGTACAAGAATATCTTGATACTCTTCTTAATGCAACTTCTTTAAATGTAACTTATCCAGAAATAAAATCTTAA
- a CDS encoding helix-turn-helix domain-containing protein, whose protein sequence is MNNDILNLEQAVEFLRVSEKTLIKLLREENIPARKIGREWRFSKEALINWIASGKSFDYINQTELYKISKDMPGNCTDLFNNIIEDLSKIKENGNNIKYVLEDLDRDIVIPENATLRVSYKQQRDVEKLEFKIFWDLRENLK, encoded by the coding sequence ATGAATAACGACATTTTAAATCTTGAGCAAGCTGTTGAGTTTTTGAGAGTCAGCGAAAAAACTCTTATTAAATTATTACGCGAAGAAAATATTCCCGCCAGGAAAATAGGTAGAGAGTGGAGATTCAGCAAAGAAGCTCTCATTAATTGGATTGCATCTGGAAAATCTTTTGACTATATCAACCAAACTGAGCTGTATAAAATTTCTAAAGATATGCCAGGCAATTGCACTGATCTGTTTAATAATATTATTGAAGATTTGTCCAAAATAAAGGAAAACGGCAACAATATTAAGTATGTTCTTGAAGACCTTGACAGAGATATTGTAATTCCTGAAAACGCTACTTTACGTGTCAGCTATAAGCAGCAACGAGATGTTGAAAAACTAGAGTTTAAAATCTTTTGGGATTTGCGTGAGAATTTAAAATAA
- a CDS encoding MFS transporter, with product MKKLSSGLRMILIIGCCGALAIFSSTISKSPILPIFAKSLGSSGSGIGWITSASTIPGILISYIAGDLADRFGYKKILVGSLLIFASAPFLYLLVKNPMELGRPLKNYMKNRHRIKDGDFFM from the coding sequence ATGAAGAAATTATCTAGTGGGCTACGTATGATTCTCATAATTGGATGCTGTGGTGCCTTGGCAATCTTTAGTTCTACAATATCCAAATCACCTATTCTACCTATATTCGCCAAAAGTTTAGGATCAAGTGGATCTGGGATTGGCTGGATTACATCGGCATCAACCATACCTGGAATTTTAATAAGCTATATCGCCGGTGATTTGGCTGATCGATTTGGATACAAAAAGATTCTTGTAGGATCATTACTCATTTTTGCCAGCGCACCATTTTTATATCTATTGGTGAAAAATCCTATGGAATTGGGGAGGCCACTGAAAAACTATATGAAAAATCGTCATCGAATTAAAGATGGCGATTTTTTTATGTAA
- a CDS encoding IS1182 family transposase: MLKGQLEIKINTYHSLYSLIIPKDNILKQINDLVDFSFVYDELIINYSSSMGRGAINPIMLFKYLLLKVIYELSDEDVVERTLYDMSFKYFLNLAPEETNLINSSTLTKFRKLRLKDMNLLDLLINKTVELAIKEGVLKSKAIIVDATHTKSRYNQKSAGEELLKRAKNLRKTLYGVHPEIKEDLPNKVTNGVLEDILEYCKLLIDSINKNPEIVANPTVKTKLNYLTEAFNDDIENLKLSKDEDAKVGHKTEDSSFFGYKSHLAMSEERLITAAVITTGEKSDGKELIALIEKSREAGIDVNEVIGDTAYSEKKNLEYAKENKIALISKLNPVISQGMRKKEDEFEFNKDAGLFVCPAGHMAIKKAKQGKKNVGKNQVLTYYFNVEKCKNCVHKDGCYKEGAKSKTYSVSIKSNTHKDQIEFEKSEYFKKRARERYMIEAKNSELKHQHGYDVAISSGLISMQMQGALSIFTVNLKRIIKLKSMK; this comes from the coding sequence ATGCTAAAAGGACAATTGGAAATAAAAATAAATACATACCATAGCTTATATTCGTTAATTATTCCGAAAGATAACATTTTAAAGCAAATTAATGACCTTGTTGACTTTTCATTTGTTTATGACGAATTGATTATTAACTATAGTTCATCTATGGGTAGAGGTGCTATTAACCCTATAATGCTATTTAAATATTTGCTTTTGAAAGTAATATATGAATTGTCTGATGAAGATGTTGTTGAAAGAACTCTTTATGATATGTCATTTAAATATTTTCTGAATTTAGCCCCAGAAGAAACAAATTTAATAAACTCAAGTACATTAACTAAATTTAGAAAGCTTCGCCTTAAAGACATGAATTTATTAGATTTATTAATAAACAAGACTGTAGAACTTGCTATAAAAGAGGGAGTTTTAAAAAGCAAAGCAATAATAGTTGATGCTACGCATACCAAGTCACGTTATAACCAAAAATCAGCAGGAGAAGAATTATTGAAACGTGCAAAAAATTTAAGAAAAACATTGTACGGAGTACATCCTGAGATAAAAGAAGATTTGCCGAATAAAGTTACAAATGGAGTACTTGAAGATATTCTTGAGTACTGCAAATTATTAATTGATAGCATAAACAAGAATCCAGAAATTGTAGCAAATCCAACTGTGAAAACTAAATTAAACTACTTAACCGAAGCTTTTAATGATGACATAGAAAACCTAAAACTATCAAAAGATGAGGATGCAAAAGTGGGGCATAAGACTGAGGATAGTTCTTTTTTTGGATATAAATCACACCTTGCTATGAGTGAAGAACGTTTAATTACAGCAGCTGTTATTACAACTGGCGAAAAAAGTGATGGAAAGGAGCTCATAGCCTTAATAGAAAAAAGCCGTGAGGCTGGTATAGATGTTAATGAAGTAATTGGAGATACAGCTTATTCTGAAAAGAAAAATCTAGAATATGCAAAAGAAAATAAAATTGCATTAATTTCAAAACTAAATCCTGTAATTTCACAAGGAATGCGAAAAAAAGAAGATGAATTTGAGTTTAATAAAGATGCTGGTTTATTTGTATGTCCGGCAGGTCATATGGCTATTAAAAAAGCAAAACAGGGAAAGAAGAATGTTGGTAAAAATCAAGTGTTAACTTACTATTTTAATGTAGAAAAGTGTAAAAATTGTGTTCATAAAGATGGGTGTTATAAAGAAGGCGCTAAATCTAAAACTTATTCAGTTTCAATAAAGTCAAATACCCACAAAGATCAAATAGAGTTCGAAAAAAGTGAATATTTTAAAAAACGTGCTAGGGAGCGTTATATGATAGAGGCTAAAAATAGTGAACTTAAGCACCAACATGGCTATGATGTAGCAATATCGTCAGGCTTAATTAGCATGCAAATGCAAGGTGCATTATCAATCTTCACTGTGAATCTAAAGAGAATAATTAAGTTGAAAAGCATGAAATAG
- a CDS encoding MFS transporter, whose amino-acid sequence MGAVRFYHGFATAAFGPVAMATIAAFSSKNTGQNLSLYSSATLIGRALAPTVGGIMYEIGGYTSVYIIAGIAGILALFAAIWFFRKPGEVEDKEITQSKRDEANELTFFKKLRAVLTYRPLLLVGILDACAYFAYGAFEMTFPLYAKQLGMSTGEIGILLGVQLVGMVLFKPLFGRASDRLGRLPMAIIGLLTCALSFLFLSILKSTLAIIPLIVVYGLGFALVTASTSALAADVARRGQLGASLGILSTIMDIGQTLGPPAIGAISDTYSYSTGIIVLGIVLLLAAIGCIIALLKQHPPTQLV is encoded by the coding sequence TTGGGTGCGGTTCGTTTTTATCACGGTTTTGCTACGGCTGCATTCGGACCCGTTGCCATGGCTACCATTGCCGCCTTTAGCAGTAAGAATACCGGACAAAATCTATCTCTTTATTCCTCTGCTACCTTGATTGGACGTGCCTTGGCTCCAACCGTAGGTGGTATAATGTATGAAATTGGTGGATATACCAGTGTTTATATAATTGCAGGTATTGCAGGTATTTTAGCTTTATTTGCTGCGATTTGGTTTTTTCGTAAACCAGGTGAGGTAGAAGATAAAGAGATTACTCAATCAAAAAGAGATGAAGCTAATGAGCTTACATTCTTCAAAAAGTTGCGAGCAGTATTGACATATCGTCCGTTATTACTAGTTGGAATACTTGATGCTTGTGCATACTTCGCCTATGGCGCATTTGAAATGACATTTCCACTTTATGCAAAACAGCTTGGTATGTCCACTGGTGAAATTGGTATTCTTTTAGGCGTACAACTGGTTGGAATGGTACTATTTAAACCATTATTTGGCCGGGCGTCAGATCGACTTGGTCGTCTGCCAATGGCGATTATCGGTTTGTTGACATGTGCCTTGTCCTTCTTATTTCTATCCATTTTAAAGTCGACATTAGCCATTATTCCTTTAATAGTAGTATATGGGCTGGGTTTTGCACTTGTAACTGCAAGCACCAGTGCATTGGCAGCTGATGTTGCACGTAGGGGGCAACTTGGTGCATCGCTCGGTATACTGAGTACCATTATGGATATTGGTCAGACCCTTGGCCCTCCAGCTATTGGTGCAATTAGTGATACATACAGCTACTCTACTGGGATAATAGTACTTGGAATAGTCTTGCTGCTTGCAGCCATAGGGTGCATCATCGCACTGCTGAAACAACATCCACCAACTCAACTAGTTTAA
- a CDS encoding undecaprenyl-diphosphatase encodes MNMKFFRVINNLANKNMILDKTMIFFSQYVPYIFMAVIVIVFILGIKQNKYEYRKIAVSTVVLTAVNLILNLSIRSIFYVDRPFVYNKVNLLLPHDTASSFPSNHATGTMSIALGLGKYNRILGIIMTILSIIVSFSRVYVGHHYPMDIIGAYIIVFATSYIYNLKLRSKVENLYEIVEKKIAIKLGLKSLYNED; translated from the coding sequence ATGAATATGAAATTTTTTAGGGTAATAAATAATTTAGCAAATAAAAACATGATTTTAGATAAGACAATGATTTTCTTTTCTCAATATGTACCTTATATATTTATGGCAGTTATTGTAATAGTATTTATTTTAGGAATTAAACAAAATAAATATGAATATAGAAAAATAGCTGTTAGCACAGTCGTTCTAACAGCTGTAAATCTAATCCTAAATTTAAGCATTAGAAGCATCTTTTATGTGGACAGACCTTTTGTTTATAACAAGGTGAATTTATTATTGCCTCACGATACAGCTTCATCATTTCCAAGTAATCATGCTACAGGAACAATGAGTATAGCTTTAGGTTTAGGAAAATATAATAGAATACTTGGAATTATAATGACAATATTATCAATAATCGTAAGCTTTTCAAGGGTGTATGTTGGACACCACTATCCTATGGATATTATAGGAGCATATATAATTGTTTTTGCAACAAGTTATATTTATAACTTGAAATTAAGAAGTAAAGTCGAAAATCTATATGAAATAGTTGAAAAAAAAATAGCAATAAAATTAGGGCTTAAATCATTATACAACGAAGATTAA
- a CDS encoding transglycosylase domain-containing protein: MKQIKDSTKVKKTHKIAKTIILTIISILVVGIVAGAGMVLAIIKTSPSLDINQILDLNQTSIIYDDKGNSMDDVITTDKNKQVVKRTDVSLDSTSQYLGPAFIAIEDARFRQHGGVDYKGITRALLVDVQNKISHGNKSTQGASTITQQLIKNRLFLEDSLNNRLDYARKIQEAYLAIELDKSMTKNDILEAYMNTIFLGGNAYGVEAAAYQYFSKTSNKLTLVESAFIAGMAQSPSGFYPFTTSAEKNPDVYINKTKLVLSRMYETNSISEKEYDDAINSIKINKIVFIRPNENLEKYTYESFSVPVIEQIKTDLMAKYNYSTSQVKALLMSGGLKIYTTMDKNLQVKSQKILDNDPVFNKVYNESKNEVQSSAVILDYHTGQVKAIIGGRGEKPAMSYNRAVDAINFPRSTGSSIKPLTVYAAAIDSKQALATTILDDSPLSPEIANKYITNGVPYNPSDDNQPEGPITMYSAIKTSQNLAAIKLEDQIGVVTGYAYAKKFGLNITSADENISTMALGQFHGGETPLLMAAAYGVFGNSGLYTSPRLYTKVVDKTGKVLLETNYTTRKALDPLSAYTMYDLLKGPISPGGTGTSAKYGDMPVAGKTGTATDSKDLWFCGLTPYYSAAVWIGNDDYKKFSNLSSNDAALIWGKLMKEANVNLPIKDITPPDGIVTIPQTIMSNKTIENIQRSGQD; encoded by the coding sequence ATGAAACAAATAAAAGATAGCACGAAAGTTAAAAAAACGCATAAAATTGCTAAAACTATTATTCTAACTATAATATCAATTTTAGTTGTCGGAATTGTAGCTGGTGCTGGTATGGTTCTTGCGATTATCAAGACATCACCATCTTTAGATATTAATCAAATTTTAGATTTAAACCAAACATCTATAATTTATGATGATAAGGGAAATTCAATGGATGATGTCATTACCACAGATAAAAATAAGCAAGTTGTAAAAAGAACAGATGTATCATTAGACTCTACATCTCAATATCTAGGCCCAGCTTTCATAGCTATTGAGGATGCAAGATTTCGTCAACATGGAGGAGTAGATTATAAAGGCATTACTAGAGCTTTGCTTGTGGATGTTCAAAATAAAATTTCTCATGGTAATAAGAGTACCCAAGGTGCATCCACTATCACTCAACAGCTTATAAAAAATAGACTTTTTTTAGAGGATTCGTTAAATAATAGACTTGATTACGCAAGAAAAATACAAGAAGCCTACCTCGCTATAGAGCTCGATAAATCCATGACAAAGAACGATATTCTAGAAGCCTACATGAATACCATTTTTTTAGGCGGTAATGCTTATGGTGTTGAAGCAGCAGCATATCAATATTTTAGCAAAACTTCAAACAAGTTAACATTAGTAGAAAGTGCATTTATTGCGGGTATGGCTCAGAGTCCTTCTGGATTTTATCCATTTACTACTTCTGCTGAAAAAAATCCTGATGTATACATAAATAAAACTAAATTGGTATTATCTAGAATGTATGAAACTAATTCAATTTCTGAAAAAGAATATGATGACGCAATTAATAGTATAAAAATTAATAAAATTGTCTTTATAAGGCCTAATGAAAATTTAGAAAAATATACTTATGAGTCCTTTTCAGTACCTGTTATTGAGCAAATTAAAACTGATTTAATGGCTAAATATAATTATAGTACTTCACAAGTTAAAGCTTTATTAATGAGCGGTGGGTTAAAGATATATACAACTATGGATAAGAATCTACAGGTGAAATCTCAAAAAATACTAGATAATGATCCAGTATTTAATAAAGTTTATAATGAAAGTAAAAATGAAGTGCAGTCCTCTGCAGTAATTCTTGATTACCATACAGGGCAAGTTAAAGCAATTATAGGTGGAAGAGGTGAGAAACCAGCAATGTCCTATAATAGGGCAGTTGATGCTATCAACTTTCCTAGATCAACTGGGTCAAGTATTAAACCTTTAACAGTATATGCTGCTGCAATTGACTCTAAACAAGCTTTAGCAACTACGATATTAGATGACTCACCTCTTTCACCTGAGATAGCTAATAAATATATAACTAATGGGGTTCCTTATAATCCGAGTGATGATAATCAACCAGAGGGCCCTATTACAATGTATTCGGCTATAAAGACATCACAAAACCTAGCTGCTATTAAACTTGAGGATCAAATAGGCGTAGTAACAGGATACGCTTATGCTAAAAAGTTTGGTCTAAATATTACTAGTGCTGATGAAAATATTTCTACTATGGCACTTGGCCAATTTCATGGGGGTGAAACCCCATTACTTATGGCAGCAGCCTATGGAGTTTTCGGAAACTCTGGTTTATATACCTCACCTAGGCTATACACTAAAGTTGTAGATAAGACTGGAAAAGTGTTATTAGAAACTAACTATACTACTAGAAAAGCCCTTGATCCACTAAGTGCCTATACAATGTATGATTTGTTAAAAGGGCCTATAAGTCCTGGTGGTACAGGTACCAGTGCAAAATATGGAGATATGCCAGTTGCAGGTAAAACAGGAACTGCTACTGATTCAAAAGATTTATGGTTTTGTGGTTTAACACCATATTACTCGGCTGCTGTTTGGATAGGAAATGATGACTATAAAAAGTTTTCCAATTTAAGCAGTAATGATGCCGCTTTAATTTGGGGAAAGTTAATGAAGGAAGCAAATGTTAATCTTCCTATAAAAGATATCACTCCGCCCGATGGAATAGTAACAATACCACAAACTATTATGTCTAACAAAACAATAGAAAATATTCAAAGGTCAGGTCAAGATTAA
- a CDS encoding peptidoglycan D,D-transpeptidase FtsI family protein, which translates to MKKRKPRCKRIFSVGIVFSLLFSALVGRLFYVMSIHGSNYRTLAVQQQTKSITIAPYRGEILDRNGLQLALSINVYRVDADLTVLNKYLVDNKIPEGQATEKLAKILNVKNSDVEKILNTQNSEGKLLQFVSLKRQVEQGVVDSINNLKYKGIIISSDVKRIYPNDTFLSQVLGHINLNGSGVNGVELSYNNYLAGTPGVKVVQLDRYSNELPYTEAVTVNPINGKNLTLTIDEQIQELAERVAKETLEENGAKSVSITIMNPNNGEVLAMANSPGYNLNEPYAKGNTSSQSEATWRNTAVSDVFEPGSIFKVIMAAAALQYNSVTDKYLFTNNGSIKIGNKTLYNDNKEKYGVETFSDILKNSDNVGFINLGQMIGKENLYKFAKDAGIGKKTNIDLPGEGTGLIKDLKSITPLDLATMSYGQGVAVTQIQYMAAFNAVANGGTLITPHVMKEISHNINGKTVVDNQYSNLNKRTIMSSGKAALLRTYLETVVKKGTAAGTYMAGYNIGGKTGTANKVDSVSGGYISGKYISSFAGMAPASNPKVSLIVTIEEPNSDNYYAAQTAVPASKKIFSELFTIMGISPDNVNGAVNKNATNKK; encoded by the coding sequence TTGAAAAAAAGAAAGCCTCGATGTAAAAGGATTTTTAGTGTAGGTATAGTATTTTCTTTATTATTTAGTGCTTTAGTGGGCAGATTATTTTATGTAATGAGCATTCATGGTTCTAATTACAGAACGCTAGCCGTACAGCAGCAAACTAAAAGTATAACAATAGCTCCTTATAGAGGAGAAATTCTAGACAGAAATGGCCTGCAATTGGCATTAAGCATTAATGTCTACAGGGTAGATGCTGATTTAACTGTATTAAATAAGTATTTAGTTGATAATAAAATACCCGAAGGACAAGCCACTGAAAAATTGGCAAAGATTCTTAATGTTAAAAACAGCGATGTTGAAAAAATATTAAATACCCAGAATAGTGAAGGCAAATTACTTCAATTCGTATCGCTTAAAAGACAGGTTGAGCAAGGGGTGGTAGATTCTATTAATAATTTGAAATACAAAGGAATAATAATTTCAAGTGATGTTAAAAGAATATATCCAAATGATACTTTTCTCTCTCAGGTACTAGGACATATTAATTTAAATGGTTCCGGGGTTAATGGGGTAGAGCTGAGCTATAACAATTATTTAGCAGGTACCCCCGGCGTGAAAGTGGTTCAGCTGGACAGATATAGTAACGAATTGCCTTATACCGAAGCTGTGACGGTTAATCCCATAAACGGAAAAAATTTGACATTAACTATAGATGAACAAATTCAAGAGTTAGCTGAAAGAGTGGCTAAGGAAACTTTAGAAGAAAATGGTGCGAAATCTGTAAGTATAACAATTATGAATCCCAATAATGGTGAGGTTTTAGCAATGGCAAATTCGCCTGGTTATAATTTAAATGAGCCTTATGCAAAGGGTAATACAAGTAGTCAATCAGAGGCTACATGGAGGAATACAGCTGTAAGCGATGTATTTGAGCCAGGATCAATCTTCAAGGTTATAATGGCTGCTGCTGCACTCCAATATAATTCTGTGACTGATAAATATCTTTTTACAAACAATGGTAGTATTAAGATTGGCAATAAAACATTGTACAACGATAATAAAGAAAAGTATGGTGTTGAAACTTTTTCAGATATATTAAAAAACTCCGACAATGTTGGGTTTATAAATCTTGGACAAATGATTGGAAAAGAGAATCTTTATAAGTTTGCAAAAGACGCTGGAATTGGTAAAAAAACTAATATAGACTTGCCTGGAGAAGGCACTGGGTTAATAAAAGATTTAAAAAGTATTACACCACTTGATCTTGCTACGATGTCATATGGACAAGGTGTTGCAGTTACACAAATACAGTATATGGCAGCATTTAATGCAGTTGCTAATGGAGGTACATTGATAACGCCACATGTTATGAAAGAAATATCTCATAATATAAACGGTAAAACAGTTGTGGACAATCAATATAGTAATCTTAACAAAAGAACTATAATGAGCAGTGGTAAAGCAGCTTTATTAAGAACATATTTGGAAACGGTCGTTAAAAAAGGAACTGCTGCTGGAACCTATATGGCTGGTTATAATATAGGTGGGAAGACAGGAACTGCTAATAAAGTTGATAGCGTCAGCGGTGGCTATATCTCCGGTAAATACATATCATCATTTGCTGGCATGGCTCCTGCAAGTAATCCAAAAGTAAGCTTAATAGTTACTATTGAGGAACCAAACTCAGACAACTATTATGCAGCCCAGACAGCAGTACCAGCTTCAAAAAAGATATTTTCTGAGCTGTTTACAATAATGGGTATATCTCCAGATAATGTTAATGGCGCAGTTAACAAAAATGCTACTAATAAAAAATAA
- a CDS encoding bifunctional lysylphosphatidylglycerol flippase/synthetase MprF, which translates to MAWVISICMLSVSMLMNVINLHSLFDHAIIVEFIVIIILSFNYKKFKRKSDPISLRNSMFLCVIVIFLIIINTWFVAYEVNIRFLTVNILGYTILRTLRMLFLSDFSTLGQLSTMELVFIKTEIAINWTGVLAAIFLILKPLVYQPFVTAFDKEKVRKLLHKYGENSLSYVALEDDKRYYFGHIVEGVIVYTITIGVAVCAGDPICDEKDMPLLITEFITYSKQNNFDICFCHTLEKYIPVYTFLGFGKTKCGEEAMFDLETYSLAGGKVAKIRNAINHASDLGITVSEYKPLEKRDRLIEQQINDVSDEWLKDKSSSELSFMLGTISLGNPMGRRYFVAYNNKKSMLGFIVFSPFAGGKGYLADITRRRNNAPIGVMEKITVEAFNKMKLEGVKWGTLGLSPLVNATDEAGVTGKLFEFIYEKLNSFYGFKGLYHYKKKYNPTVWENRYIVYYPKLFTPRIAYSIIKAQNPKGVSDFILVQLKSILMDSEQRGWKGWVHVNEAIDKYYNKK; encoded by the coding sequence ATGGCATGGGTAATTTCAATATGTATGCTGTCTGTTTCAATGCTTATGAATGTAATCAACTTACACAGTTTATTTGACCATGCTATTATTGTTGAATTTATTGTTATTATTATTTTGTCTTTTAATTATAAAAAATTTAAGAGAAAATCTGATCCAATAAGCCTAAGAAATAGTATGTTTCTTTGTGTTATAGTTATTTTTTTAATTATTATTAATACGTGGTTTGTAGCTTATGAAGTAAATATTAGATTTTTAACAGTAAACATATTGGGTTATACTATTTTACGCACTTTGAGAATGCTATTTTTATCTGATTTTTCTACTTTAGGACAGTTATCAACAATGGAACTGGTCTTCATAAAGACTGAAATAGCGATAAACTGGACTGGGGTTTTAGCTGCAATTTTTCTTATTTTAAAACCACTTGTTTATCAGCCTTTTGTCACTGCATTTGATAAAGAGAAGGTAAGAAAATTGCTTCATAAATACGGCGAAAATTCTCTTTCGTATGTTGCACTTGAAGATGACAAAAGATACTATTTTGGGCATATCGTTGAAGGGGTAATAGTATACACAATAACTATAGGAGTTGCAGTATGTGCAGGAGATCCAATATGTGATGAGAAAGATATGCCTTTACTTATAACGGAATTTATAACTTATTCCAAACAAAATAATTTTGATATATGTTTTTGCCATACACTCGAAAAATATATTCCGGTATATACTTTTCTTGGGTTTGGAAAAACAAAATGTGGTGAAGAAGCTATGTTTGATCTTGAGACATATAGCTTAGCAGGAGGTAAAGTAGCTAAAATAAGAAACGCGATAAATCATGCCTCTGACTTAGGTATTACGGTATCTGAATATAAACCCTTAGAGAAAAGAGATAGATTAATTGAACAGCAAATTAATGATGTTTCAGATGAATGGCTTAAAGATAAAAGCAGCAGTGAATTGTCTTTTATGTTGGGAACGATATCACTGGGTAATCCTATGGGCAGAAGATATTTTGTAGCTTACAACAATAAAAAAAGTATGCTTGGGTTTATTGTATTTTCCCCTTTTGCTGGAGGAAAAGGTTATCTAGCAGATATTACGAGGCGAAGGAATAATGCTCCTATTGGAGTTATGGAAAAAATTACAGTTGAAGCTTTTAATAAGATGAAACTAGAGGGAGTAAAGTGGGGTACATTAGGGTTGTCACCACTTGTGAATGCTACCGATGAGGCTGGAGTAACTGGTAAATTATTTGAATTTATATATGAAAAACTTAATAGCTTTTATGGATTTAAAGGTTTATACCATTATAAAAAAAAATACAATCCTACAGTTTGGGAAAATCGGTATATAGTATATTATCCTAAATTGTTTACACCCAGGATTGCATATTCAATAATAAAGGCCCAAAATCCGAAAGGGGTAAGTGATTTTATTCTTGTACAACTCAAATCTATTCTAATGGATAGTGAGCAAAGAGGCTGGAAAGGGTGGGTGCATGTTAATGAGGCTATTGACAAATATTACAATAAAAAATAA